From Anopheles arabiensis isolate DONGOLA chromosome 3, AaraD3, whole genome shotgun sequence, a single genomic window includes:
- the LOC120904138 gene encoding protein-serine O-palmitoleoyltransferase porcupine, which translates to MDYYYDDYYDEYYDHPDQAAARLFHRDLSIEETIKNCVHPSLRFATQYITNFIAINLLFSVLVLIVRKLFPTAQRSLHLLSCVCGAALVYRVIDHGFYHFLQLAVSLYAVQWTLHRWLTGTGRYIKTPFIVIAYGIGNLLVSELLEPSPETWNRIRGTQMILLMKALSLAFDTDDNHSLRSQLTVLSYSGYILCPANIVLGPWISFNDYLTIWKPPAGIEPKQCRSSSGRRMLIHVFRIVTSALMAVGFLLTSNCMIDYLLAPINSWKWVRAYGRALSFRTSHYFIGYLSQCSMMAAAADWHRAEDERSIMLPVSSLYRITSPMAVEFPRSLVQVVTAWNIPMHLWLKRYIFRTTKRPFGTGTAIALTYIISSLLHGLHYRLWITLLTIGSWTFVEHEVRKKLATIYSACVLVGKCPSSCTVHQHKSNSVFCVVINMLFFALNIFNLIYLGCIFESSEGPPDEVQQDKSMFGPWTELNYASHWLLVFAYLFYFVI; encoded by the coding sequence ATGGATTACTACTACGATGATTATTATGATGAGTATTACGACCATCCGGATCAGGCTGCGGCACGATTATTCCATCGCGACCTGAGTATCGAAGAAACGATCAAGAATTGCGTGCATCCATCGCTTAGATTTGCCACACAGTACATCACCAATTTCATCGCCATTAACTTGCTGTTCAGCGTGCTAGTCCTGATCGTGCGGAAATTATTTCCAACCGCTCAACGTTCGCTGCACTTACTAAGCTGTGTCTGCGGTGCCGCTCTGGTGTACCGTGTGATTGACCATGGGTTCTACCACTTCCTACAGCTGGCTGTCTCGCTGTACGCGGTGCAATGGACGCTTCATCGATGGTTGACCGGCACGGGTCGCTATATCAAAACACCATTCATCGTTATAGCGTACGGCATTGGTAATCTGCTCGTCAGTGAACTGCTGGAACCATCGCCAGAAACGTGGAACCGCATTCGCGGAACACAGATGATCCTACTGATGAAGGCACTGTCCTTAGCCTTCGATACGGACGACAACCATTCTCTGCGCAGTCAGCTGACCGTGCTGTCTTACTCCGGCTACATACTGTGCCCAGCTAACATCGTCCTTGGACCGTGGATCTCGTTTAACGATTACTTAACCATCTGGAAGCCACCGGCTGGAATCGAGCCGAAGCAGTGCCGATCATCATCCGGTCGCCGAATGCTAATACACGTCTTCCGGATCGTAACCAGCGCACTGATGGCAGTCGGGTTTTTGCTTACCTCCAACTGCATGATCGATTACCTGCTCGCTCCAATCAACAGCTGGAAGTGGGTCCGAGCGTACGGCCGAGCGCTTTCCTTCCGTACCAGTCACTACTTCATCGGGTACCTCTCGCAGTGTTCCATGATGGCTGCTGCCGCCGATTGGCACAGAGCGGAAGATGAAAGATCGATAATGCTGCCAGTGAGCTCGCTGTACCGCATAACTTCCCCGATGGCGGTTGAGTTTCCCCGTTCGCTGGTACAGGTGGTAACGGCATGGAACATTCCGATGCACCTTTGGCTGAAGCGTTACATCTTCCGCACGACGAAGCGTCCATTCGGTACCGGTACTGCGATAGCGCTCACGTACATCATATCTTCGCTGCTGCACGGTTTGCATTACCGGCTCTGGATAACGCTGCTAACCATCGGCTCGTGGACGTTTGTGGAACACGAGGTACGGAAAAAGCTCGCCACCATCTATTCGGCGTGCGTTCTCGTTGGCAAGTGCCCCAGTTCGTGCACGGTACACCAGCACAAAAGCAACAGCGTGTTCTGCGTCGTGATTAACATGCTCTTTTTCGCGCTAAACATCTTCAATCTCATTTATCTGGGATGTATTTTCGAATCCAGCGAAGGACCACCGGATGAAGTGCAGCAGGATAAATCGATGTTTGGCCCTTGGACGGAGCTCAACTATGCTTCCCATTGGTTATTAGTCTTCGCTTACCTGTTCTATTTCGTTATCTGA